The following are encoded together in the Clostridium sp. BJN0013 genome:
- a CDS encoding ABC transporter permease, whose translation MQLPKDAFEKVLKQQKDLEPIVRPHISYWQDVWRRLKDNKLAVVGLMFVIFITFLAIFGPMFSKYNYYSQDLNMANLPPSGTHWFGTDKFGRDVFIRILYGARISLTVGYVASLLNIIIGILYGGIAGYFGGKIDNIMMRIVDILYSIPMTIYVILFMVVFGAGLKSIIIALAVAFWLTMARIVRGEIMSLKQQEFVLAAKTLGASSFRIIFKHLIPNCMGPIIVTLTLSIPEAIFTESFLSFIGLGVSAPMASWGTLASDALDGFQLYPMQLFFPSIAICLTMLAFNLLGDGLRDSLDPKMKK comes from the coding sequence ATGCAATTACCAAAAGATGCATTTGAAAAGGTTTTAAAACAACAAAAAGATCTGGAACCCATAGTAAGACCACATATCTCTTACTGGCAGGATGTATGGAGAAGATTAAAAGACAATAAATTGGCTGTGGTGGGTTTAATGTTTGTAATATTTATTACTTTTCTTGCTATATTTGGGCCAATGTTTTCTAAATATAATTATTACAGCCAGGATTTGAATATGGCCAATTTACCGCCAAGTGGTACCCACTGGTTTGGAACAGATAAATTTGGAAGAGATGTATTTATAAGAATACTGTATGGTGCAAGAATTTCACTTACAGTAGGGTATGTTGCAAGCTTATTAAATATAATAATTGGAATATTATATGGTGGAATAGCAGGTTATTTTGGTGGAAAAATAGATAATATAATGATGAGGATAGTAGACATTCTCTATTCTATACCTATGACAATTTATGTAATACTTTTCATGGTAGTATTTGGTGCTGGTCTTAAAAGTATAATAATAGCCCTGGCTGTGGCATTCTGGCTTACTATGGCAAGAATAGTCAGAGGAGAAATAATGTCTCTTAAACAACAGGAATTTGTACTTGCTGCAAAAACCCTAGGAGCATCCTCCTTCAGGATAATCTTCAAACATCTCATTCCAAACTGTATGGGACCAATAATTGTAACCTTAACTCTTTCAATTCCAGAAGCTATATTTACAGAATCATTTTTAAGCTTCATAGGCCTTGGGGTATCTGCTCCCATGGCATCCTGGGGAACTTTAGCTTCCGATGCACTAGATGGATTTCAATTATATCCTATGCAATTATTTTTTCCATCTATAGCCATATGTTTAACTATGTTGGCATTTAATTTATTAGGTGATGGATTGAGAGATTCTCTAGATCCTAAAATGAAAAAATAA
- a CDS encoding ABC transporter ATP-binding protein → MDKLLDINNLYTSFHTYLGKVKAVQGVSFCLDKGEALGIVGESGSGKSVTMMSIMKLLPDNGEIQVDSIKFLDKNLTKLDNKEMENIRGNEIGMVFQDPMTSLNPVLKIGYQLAEPLIKHKHINKKDANKKVVEMLKLVGIPSAEKRINQYPHQFSGGMRQRAMIAMALICNPKLLIADEPTTALDVTIQAQIIELMKDLKSKINMSIILITHDLGIVADLCSRINVMYGGMIIEKGSTRDIFYNSKHPYTWGLLRSIPNPKAEIKERLKPIEGTPPDLLKPPKGCPFYPRCEYAMKICLEQMPQAFKISEDHFASCWLNYPDAPKVDITIGGMKNGS, encoded by the coding sequence ATGGATAAATTACTTGACATAAATAATCTATATACATCTTTTCACACTTATCTTGGAAAAGTAAAAGCAGTACAAGGAGTATCCTTTTGTTTGGATAAAGGTGAGGCTCTCGGAATAGTTGGAGAATCTGGCAGTGGAAAAAGTGTAACCATGATGTCAATTATGAAACTTCTTCCGGATAATGGTGAAATACAAGTAGATAGTATAAAATTCTTAGATAAAAATTTAACTAAATTAGATAACAAGGAAATGGAAAACATAAGAGGCAACGAAATTGGAATGGTATTTCAAGATCCTATGACATCTTTGAACCCAGTTTTAAAAATAGGATACCAATTGGCTGAACCCTTAATAAAGCATAAACATATCAACAAAAAAGATGCCAATAAAAAAGTTGTTGAGATGCTAAAATTAGTTGGAATACCTAGTGCAGAGAAAAGAATAAATCAATATCCTCATCAATTTTCAGGCGGAATGAGACAAAGAGCAATGATAGCTATGGCTCTTATCTGTAACCCAAAGCTTTTAATTGCAGATGAACCTACCACAGCTTTAGATGTAACCATACAAGCGCAGATAATAGAACTTATGAAGGATTTAAAATCTAAAATAAATATGTCTATAATTCTAATAACTCATGATCTGGGAATCGTGGCTGATCTGTGTAGTAGAATAAATGTAATGTATGGAGGAATGATTATTGAAAAGGGAAGTACAAGAGATATTTTTTATAACTCAAAGCACCCCTACACATGGGGACTTTTAAGAAGCATACCCAATCCTAAAGCAGAAATAAAAGAGAGACTGAAACCAATAGAAGGAACTCCACCGGATTTACTAAAACCTCCAAAGGGATGTCCATTTTATCCGAGATGTGAGTATGCAATGAAAATATGCTTAGAGCAAATGCCTCAGGCATTTAAAATTAGTGAAGATCACTTTGCTTCATGCTGGCTCAATTATCCTGATGCACCGAAAGTAGATATTACCATAGGAGGTATGAAGAATGGCAGCTAA
- a CDS encoding ABC transporter permease gives MLKYVLKRLVYSVITIWFVLSITFLLMHSIPGGPFDDEKKLPPQIKANLEQKFGLDKPLGKQYTTYLDNVVLHGDMGPSMRYEGKSVNEVISQSFPVSAKVGLLAVAFALILGIFMGTIAALHQGKWQDSLSMFVSTLGVTVPNFVMATFFIYFFAVKLGWFPAVGLDTPRSYILPSVALGAYSMSFIARLSRSSLLEVIRQDYIRVAKAKGLSEIKIIYKHALRNSLIPIVTYIGPLFAGILTGSFVVENLFGIPGLGREFVQSIYNRDYTTILGVTIFYSAFLIMCNLIVDILYVIIDPRIKLQS, from the coding sequence ATGCTGAAGTATGTTTTAAAAAGACTAGTATATAGTGTTATTACAATTTGGTTTGTGTTATCAATAACCTTTTTATTAATGCATTCAATTCCAGGGGGACCTTTTGATGATGAAAAGAAACTTCCACCTCAAATCAAAGCTAATTTAGAGCAAAAATTTGGATTGGACAAGCCACTTGGTAAACAATATACTACTTATTTAGATAATGTAGTATTACATGGTGACATGGGTCCATCTATGAGGTATGAAGGAAAAAGTGTAAATGAAGTAATATCTCAGTCATTTCCTGTATCTGCTAAAGTAGGATTATTAGCTGTAGCTTTTGCTTTAATATTAGGTATATTTATGGGAACAATAGCTGCATTACACCAAGGTAAGTGGCAAGATAGCCTATCAATGTTTGTATCTACTTTAGGAGTAACTGTTCCTAATTTTGTTATGGCAACGTTTTTTATTTATTTTTTCGCAGTTAAACTAGGTTGGTTTCCTGCTGTAGGATTAGATACTCCTAGAAGCTATATACTTCCATCTGTTGCCCTAGGTGCATATTCTATGTCATTTATAGCTAGATTATCAAGGTCAAGTTTATTAGAAGTAATAAGACAGGATTATATAAGGGTGGCTAAGGCAAAAGGTTTATCTGAAATAAAAATAATATATAAACATGCCCTAAGAAATTCACTTATACCTATAGTTACATATATAGGTCCTTTGTTTGCAGGCATACTTACCGGAAGTTTTGTAGTAGAAAATTTATTTGGTATACCAGGCCTTGGAAGAGAATTTGTTCAGAGCATATACAATAGAGATTATACTACTATATTGGGTGTTACTATATTTTATAGTGCATTTTTAATAATGTGTAATCTAATTGTAGATATATTGTATGTAATTATAGATCCTAGAATAAAACTTCAATCTTAG
- a CDS encoding MDR family MFS transporter, which yields MDLEERNIIIASMVAMFLAAVEGTVVITAVPTIVKNLNGFHLISWVFSTYLLTSTITTPVYGKLADLYGRKNILTLGIIIFLIGSFLCGLSQNMYFLIASRAIQGIGAGSIFTLTYTIIGDLFSVSGRAKVQGWLSTVWGVASLIGPFLGGFLIDTLFWHWIFFINIPFGIISVVLIQRNLKENFQKRDVHIDYLGILVLTISIILFLYGFLAGEKKESGNILFVLVYVLLAVVFLIIFYFVEKKAKEPVMPFEIFTRSNTIVNILGFLQSAVLIAMDVYVVLYIQNVLGFSATISGLCMAPMSLTWLMSSMLLAKYITKYSKKNIVLLSSIILLIGSMVLPVLNINSPLILVILAVSILGFGFGGNLNTQTIVIQDSVDYSMRGAAMASNSLLRNLGQTIGISVFGSIFNFSIIKYFENLHIQGIQPSNLYNTPALNNNLSAELVKESLNSGLHVLFICFIVLNTISLILCLFLPRRLKGEQLDV from the coding sequence ATGGATTTAGAGGAGAGAAATATAATTATCGCCAGCATGGTGGCTATGTTTCTTGCAGCTGTGGAGGGAACTGTTGTGATTACAGCTGTACCAACTATAGTAAAGAATTTAAATGGATTTCACCTTATAAGCTGGGTGTTTTCTACATATTTGCTTACATCAACTATAACCACTCCAGTATATGGCAAGTTAGCAGACCTATATGGCAGAAAAAACATTTTAACATTAGGTATAATAATATTTTTAATAGGCAGTTTTTTATGTGGACTATCTCAAAATATGTATTTTCTCATAGCATCCCGTGCTATCCAGGGAATTGGGGCAGGTTCCATATTTACATTGACTTACACTATAATAGGAGATTTATTTTCTGTTTCTGGAAGAGCTAAGGTTCAAGGGTGGCTAAGTACGGTATGGGGAGTTGCAAGCTTGATAGGACCTTTTTTAGGAGGATTTTTAATAGATACTTTGTTCTGGCACTGGATTTTTTTTATAAACATACCCTTTGGAATAATATCTGTGGTGCTTATTCAAAGGAATCTTAAAGAAAATTTTCAAAAGAGAGATGTACATATAGATTATTTGGGAATACTCGTTTTAACTATTTCTATTATACTGTTTTTATATGGATTTTTAGCTGGAGAAAAGAAAGAAAGTGGAAATATACTCTTTGTGCTTGTATATGTTTTACTGGCAGTTGTATTTCTTATTATATTTTATTTTGTAGAAAAGAAGGCAAAAGAACCTGTTATGCCCTTTGAGATATTTACAAGGTCAAATACCATAGTGAATATACTAGGTTTTCTGCAATCTGCTGTATTAATTGCAATGGATGTGTACGTAGTTTTATACATTCAAAATGTACTTGGCTTTAGTGCCACTATTTCAGGTCTTTGTATGGCGCCTATGTCACTTACATGGCTTATGTCTTCAATGCTTTTGGCAAAGTATATAACTAAATATAGTAAAAAGAATATAGTTTTATTAAGCTCTATTATATTATTAATAGGAAGTATGGTGTTACCTGTTCTTAATATAAACTCTCCATTAATTTTAGTAATACTTGCGGTATCAATACTGGGTTTTGGATTTGGTGGCAATCTCAATACTCAAACTATAGTTATACAGGATTCAGTGGACTATTCTATGAGAGGAGCGGCAATGGCATCTAATTCTCTTCTGAGAAACTTAGGACAAACCATAGGAATAAGTGTATTTGGAAGCATATTTAATTTTAGTATAATAAAATATTTTGAAAACCTACACATACAAGGTATACAACCTAGTAATTTATATAATACTCCAGCATTAAATAATAATCTTTCAGCTGAACTTGTAAAAGAGTCCTTAAATTCAGGATTGCATGTGTTGTTTATATGTTTTATTGTTTTGAATACAATTTCACTAATACTTTGTTTGTTTTTACCTAGAAGACTTAAAGGAGAACAGCTGGATGTGTAG
- a CDS encoding ABC transporter ATP-binding protein gives MAAKKPFVEIKNLKKYFPVKKSFFGKALSNVKAVDNISFSINKGETLGLVGESGCGKTTIGRTVIKLYEPTDGQIIYDGVDISEFSSGEMLPYRKKMQMIFQDPYASLNSRMTVGDIIGESIDIHNLMNGRERKDRIQYLLNKVGLNKDHISRYPHEFSGGQRQRIGIARALAVEPEFIICDEPISALDVSIQAQVVNMLEDLQDDLGLTYLFIAHDLSMVKHISTKIGVMYLGKMMEMAESNELYSYPVHPYTKALLSAIPIPDPDISAKNKRIMLEGETPSPIDPAPGCRFKDRCKYAMKVCAEEEPELKQVADGHWVSCHLCNK, from the coding sequence ATGGCAGCTAAAAAACCATTTGTTGAAATTAAAAATCTAAAAAAATATTTTCCAGTAAAAAAATCCTTTTTTGGAAAAGCATTAAGTAATGTTAAAGCTGTAGATAATATATCTTTTTCAATAAACAAAGGGGAAACTTTAGGATTAGTGGGAGAGTCTGGATGTGGCAAAACTACTATAGGAAGAACTGTAATCAAATTATACGAACCGACGGATGGACAAATTATATACGATGGAGTAGATATATCTGAATTTTCTTCTGGTGAAATGCTTCCCTATAGAAAGAAAATGCAGATGATATTTCAGGATCCTTATGCATCATTAAATTCAAGGATGACAGTAGGAGATATAATAGGCGAATCTATAGACATACATAATTTAATGAATGGAAGAGAAAGAAAAGACAGAATTCAATATCTTCTAAATAAAGTAGGCTTAAATAAAGATCATATCAGCAGATATCCTCATGAGTTTTCAGGTGGTCAAAGGCAAAGAATAGGAATAGCAAGGGCTCTTGCAGTAGAACCTGAGTTTATAATATGTGATGAACCTATATCTGCCCTAGATGTATCAATTCAGGCGCAGGTAGTAAATATGCTGGAAGATCTTCAAGATGACTTAGGCCTCACTTATTTGTTTATAGCCCATGATTTATCCATGGTAAAGCATATATCTACTAAAATTGGAGTAATGTATCTTGGAAAAATGATGGAGATGGCTGAAAGCAATGAGTTATATAGCTATCCTGTTCATCCTTATACTAAAGCGCTATTATCTGCAATACCAATCCCAGATCCTGATATTTCAGCTAAAAATAAGAGGATAATGCTGGAAGGTGAAACACCTTCTCCAATTGATCCTGCACCAGGATGCAGATTTAAAGATAGATGTAAATATGCTATGAAGGTGTGTGCTGAAGAAGAACCAGAATTAAAGCAAGTAGCTGATGGACACTGGGTATCATGTCATTTGTGTAACAAATAA
- a CDS encoding peptide ABC transporter substrate-binding protein — MVKTKLKIFSLAMSLVFVGTLFTGCGNSNNASSKSTIKVNIGAEPRSIDPGLNNSIEGAKVIVNAFEGLTNIDNNEKPVPGVAEKWDVSTDGLTYTFHLRKNAKWSDGKTVTAKDFEYAWKRALDSKSASQYAYQLFYLKNGEAYNTGKASADQVRVQAKDDYTLVVTLENPIPYFLSLTSLPTYDPVRKDVVEKNPTSWATKADTYISNGPYKMVEYKAKDSLNFEKNPNYWDAKDIKIDRIEFKTLENESSYYAAFKTGDLDLIDKLPTAEIPNLLKDGTAKAYPYLGTYYYNINVSPQAKNINPASAKALSDVRVRKALNLSIDRTALVEKVTKGGENPATSFVPIGTSDSNGKQFTNKEYLPKTADVTQAKNLLAEAGYPDGKGFPQLEILYNTMQNHQNIAQAIQDMWKKNLGINVTLKNVERKVHLAQLQNHQFILARDGWIADYNDAMTFLDMFTTGNGNNNAGYSNTKYDQLIAQAKGEPDKAKRAELMHQAEDQLMVDLPIIPIYYYTEVVCMNPKLKGVHISNLGFFILRNASLEK; from the coding sequence ATGGTGAAAACAAAATTGAAAATTTTTTCACTTGCAATGTCACTTGTTTTTGTAGGAACTCTGTTTACAGGCTGTGGAAATTCCAATAATGCAAGCAGCAAAAGTACTATAAAAGTAAATATAGGTGCCGAGCCTAGAAGCATTGACCCCGGCTTAAACAATTCGATTGAAGGAGCTAAGGTAATCGTCAATGCTTTTGAAGGTTTGACAAATATAGACAATAATGAAAAACCTGTACCTGGTGTGGCAGAAAAATGGGATGTATCCACTGATGGGCTTACTTACACTTTTCACTTAAGAAAAAATGCAAAATGGTCTGATGGAAAAACAGTTACTGCAAAAGATTTTGAATATGCATGGAAAAGAGCTTTAGATTCAAAATCTGCTTCTCAATATGCATATCAGTTATTCTATTTAAAAAATGGAGAAGCTTATAATACAGGCAAGGCTTCAGCAGACCAAGTGAGAGTTCAAGCTAAGGATGACTATACTCTAGTAGTTACTCTTGAAAATCCTATCCCTTACTTTCTGTCACTTACATCTCTTCCTACTTATGATCCTGTAAGAAAAGATGTAGTTGAAAAAAATCCAACTTCCTGGGCCACAAAAGCAGATACTTATATATCGAATGGACCTTACAAGATGGTTGAATACAAAGCAAAGGACAGCTTAAATTTTGAAAAAAATCCTAATTATTGGGATGCTAAAGATATTAAAATAGATAGAATTGAATTTAAAACTCTAGAAAATGAAAGCAGTTACTATGCAGCATTTAAAACAGGGGATTTAGATTTAATCGATAAACTACCTACTGCTGAAATTCCTAATTTATTAAAAGATGGTACTGCAAAAGCTTATCCTTATTTAGGGACTTACTACTATAACATAAATGTATCACCGCAGGCTAAAAATATTAATCCAGCATCAGCTAAGGCTTTAAGTGATGTGAGAGTTAGAAAAGCATTGAATTTATCCATAGACAGAACTGCCCTAGTAGAAAAAGTTACAAAAGGCGGTGAAAATCCTGCTACTTCATTTGTACCTATAGGTACTAGTGATTCAAATGGTAAACAATTTACCAATAAAGAATATTTGCCTAAAACTGCAGATGTAACACAAGCTAAAAACCTTCTAGCTGAAGCTGGTTATCCTGATGGAAAGGGATTTCCTCAATTAGAAATACTATATAATACAATGCAGAATCACCAAAATATAGCACAGGCAATTCAGGATATGTGGAAAAAGAATTTGGGAATAAATGTTACTCTTAAAAATGTTGAGAGGAAGGTTCATTTAGCTCAACTTCAAAATCACCAGTTTATATTAGCCAGAGATGGATGGATAGCTGATTATAATGATGCTATGACCTTCCTTGATATGTTTACAACTGGAAATGGCAACAATAATGCAGGATATTCAAATACTAAATATGATCAATTGATAGCTCAGGCTAAAGGCGAACCTGACAAAGCTAAAAGAGCTGAATTAATGCATCAGGCAGAGGATCAACTGATGGTTGATTTACCTATAATCCCAATTTACTACTACACTGAAGTTGTTTGCATGAATCCAAAACTTAAGGGTGTTCATATATCAAATTTAGGTTTCTTCATTCTTAGAAACGCTAGTCTTGAAAAATAA
- a CDS encoding PDDEXK nuclease domain-containing protein, which translates to MLEYHNNHNDIEALLEHLNMDIILSKNMAYKDISKNMFRLYWEIGNLILAKDDEGCGIEFINISAGYLKLKFPGNLSFTEKNLRNMVAFAREYRSQDFVDKIASKVNWSCNMIIMNKIKDIDKRLEFVNKVVEKGWTTEELINNIDMEYGIAGEEEEILKEDTCYEDLESIESKSIITEENNFGEDTELKQNPNLNSNNSHFIQDVNLEENTLENESELKNYFYILKDEYLLDFMEISDEVKEKYFQGQFMKNVIEFFLDLKRGFALVGKKYHIELSGADYYVDLLFYNLKLKCYLIVEFKIGKFKPEYLGILTFHLSIVDDSVKGEEDNPSVGIILCKDGEKLIVQYAFKEKGAPGNGEYRLNEDIPEQFEGILPTVEEIGSGIKMKLKVE; encoded by the coding sequence ATGTTGGAGTATCATAATAACCATAATGATATAGAAGCACTCCTTGAACATTTAAATATGGATATAATTCTTTCTAAAAATATGGCCTATAAAGATATAAGTAAAAATATGTTTAGACTGTATTGGGAAATCGGGAATTTAATTTTAGCCAAGGATGATGAAGGCTGTGGAATAGAGTTTATAAATATTTCAGCAGGTTATCTTAAGCTTAAGTTTCCTGGAAACTTGAGTTTTACGGAGAAGAATTTAAGGAATATGGTTGCCTTCGCCAGAGAATACAGATCACAGGATTTTGTAGATAAAATAGCTTCAAAGGTAAATTGGTCTTGTAATATGATTATAATGAATAAAATAAAAGATATAGATAAAAGATTGGAATTTGTAAATAAGGTTGTGGAAAAAGGTTGGACAACTGAAGAACTGATTAACAACATAGATATGGAATATGGTATAGCAGGTGAAGAGGAAGAAATATTAAAGGAGGATACCTGTTATGAAGATTTGGAATCTATTGAAAGCAAGAGTATCATTACAGAAGAAAATAATTTTGGTGAAGATACTGAATTAAAACAAAATCCTAATTTAAATTCAAATAATTCTCATTTTATACAAGATGTAAATTTAGAAGAGAATACTTTGGAAAATGAAAGTGAGCTTAAAAATTATTTTTATATATTAAAAGATGAATACCTGTTGGATTTCATGGAAATTTCCGATGAAGTAAAAGAAAAGTATTTCCAAGGACAGTTTATGAAAAATGTGATAGAATTTTTTTTAGATTTAAAAAGAGGATTTGCATTAGTGGGGAAAAAATATCACATAGAGTTGTCTGGTGCAGATTATTATGTGGATTTGCTTTTCTATAATCTCAAACTAAAATGTTATTTAATTGTTGAATTTAAGATAGGAAAGTTTAAACCTGAGTATTTAGGGATTCTAACCTTCCATCTTTCCATAGTAGATGATTCAGTTAAAGGGGAAGAAGACAACCCTTCTGTAGGTATAATTCTTTGTAAAGATGGAGAAAAATTAATTGTACAGTATGCTTTTAAAGAAAAAGGAGCTCCCGGGAATGGAGAGTATAGGCTCAATGAAGATATTCCAGAACAATTTGAAGGAATATTGCCTACAGTAGAGGAAATAGGTTCTGGAATTAAAATGAAACTTAAGGTAGAATAA
- a CDS encoding NADP-dependent malic enzyme, whose product MSDLRERALKFHSENQGKIALKCKVPVKNKEDLTLAYTPGVAEPCLEIEKDEGKIYEYTSKGNWVAVVTNGTAVLGLGDIGAGAGMPVMEGKCVLFKAFAGVDAFPICLDTKNVHKIIEAVKLMEPTFGGINLEDIKAPECFEVEAKLKEISNIPIFHDDQHGTAVVSSACIINALKIVNKEFCDIKVVVNGAGAAGTAITKLLLKMGVKDIVICDSKGAIYKGRTLGMNKYKEELADITNKSLVKGDLKEALKEADVFLGVSKANCVTEEMVKSMSIDPIVMAMANPNPEILPEAALKAGAKIVCTGRSDFPNQVNNVLAFPGIFRGALDVHASQINDEMKIAAAYAIAELVDKDKLSPEYVIPEAFDLRIAPKVAAAVAKAAIDTKVARNTDVTPNQVEQHTRNILGI is encoded by the coding sequence ATGAGTGATTTAAGGGAAAGGGCCTTAAAATTTCATAGTGAAAATCAAGGCAAAATTGCATTAAAATGTAAGGTACCTGTAAAAAATAAAGAGGATTTGACTCTTGCATATACTCCAGGGGTTGCAGAACCCTGTCTGGAAATTGAAAAAGATGAAGGTAAAATATATGAGTATACTTCCAAAGGGAATTGGGTAGCGGTAGTTACAAATGGAACAGCAGTACTTGGCCTTGGAGATATAGGAGCTGGGGCGGGAATGCCTGTTATGGAAGGAAAGTGTGTATTATTTAAGGCTTTTGCAGGAGTCGATGCTTTCCCTATATGTTTGGATACAAAAAATGTACATAAAATTATAGAAGCTGTAAAGCTAATGGAGCCAACTTTTGGAGGAATAAACTTAGAAGACATAAAAGCACCGGAATGCTTTGAGGTAGAGGCTAAATTGAAGGAAATAAGTAATATTCCCATATTTCACGATGATCAACATGGCACTGCAGTAGTTTCTTCTGCATGTATTATAAATGCATTAAAAATTGTCAATAAGGAATTTTGCGATATAAAAGTGGTGGTAAATGGAGCAGGTGCAGCAGGTACTGCTATTACAAAGCTTCTTCTGAAAATGGGAGTGAAGGATATAGTAATTTGTGATAGCAAGGGTGCAATATATAAAGGCAGGACTTTAGGAATGAATAAATATAAAGAGGAGTTAGCAGATATAACCAATAAATCTCTTGTAAAGGGAGATTTAAAAGAGGCATTAAAAGAGGCAGATGTATTTTTAGGAGTATCTAAAGCTAATTGTGTCACTGAGGAAATGGTGAAGTCAATGAGTATAGATCCAATAGTAATGGCAATGGCAAATCCCAATCCAGAAATATTGCCAGAGGCCGCTTTAAAGGCGGGAGCTAAAATTGTGTGTACTGGAAGGTCGGATTTTCCAAACCAGGTTAATAATGTGCTGGCTTTTCCAGGCATATTTAGAGGAGCACTGGATGTTCATGCTTCACAGATAAATGATGAAATGAAAATAGCTGCAGCTTATGCTATAGCAGAGCTGGTAGATAAAGATAAACTTTCACCTGAATATGTCATACCAGAAGCTTTTGATCTTAGAATAGCTCCTAAAGTAGCTGCTGCGGTAGCTAAGGCTGCTATCGACACGAAAGTTGCAAGAAATACAGATGTTACTCCCAATCAAGTTGAACAACACACTAGAAATATTTTAGGTATATAA
- a CDS encoding PucR family transcriptional regulator, whose amino-acid sequence MFITCKNILNLPGLEKMKVVAGKGGLNKVIRWVHVTEVPDVSNWVKGGELLFITGVAIGNNTELLLQFVKDINMRKLAGLVINVGPYIEKTPKEILDFADSVDFPIFELPFEVRLIDITQNISRTIFTEKLEKESMSNFMREIIFEDVNITEEILSRATLYGYNENKNYCALVVDIDNFGLYLKENKVHDEDIYSIKNRIQEAIEYVMYKNNKKCLYTMQSDDFFFMMPVEKKNNNVDYIAESIKNQINRTIGFITVSIGIGGVCDHLRGFNKVILEARKALEMTKLYKKNDCIINYRDLGIFRLFFEINDYNEMKKLFDENLLKLKKYDEKNSSNLLETLIVYLRENRNLGKTAEILYIHRNTIKYRVKRIEEILNCDLKDEEVIFNIKLCIRIGIFLNLIK is encoded by the coding sequence ATGTTTATAACTTGTAAGAACATATTGAATCTACCAGGACTTGAAAAGATGAAAGTTGTAGCAGGAAAAGGTGGCTTAAATAAAGTAATCAGATGGGTGCATGTTACTGAAGTTCCTGATGTATCTAATTGGGTAAAAGGTGGAGAACTTCTATTTATTACAGGTGTAGCCATAGGAAACAATACAGAGCTGCTGCTGCAATTTGTAAAGGATATTAATATGAGAAAGCTGGCAGGACTTGTTATAAATGTAGGGCCTTATATTGAAAAAACACCTAAAGAGATATTAGATTTTGCAGACAGTGTGGATTTCCCAATATTTGAACTGCCCTTTGAAGTTAGATTAATAGATATAACTCAAAATATTTCCAGAACTATTTTTACAGAAAAGTTGGAAAAGGAATCTATGAGCAATTTTATGAGAGAAATAATTTTTGAAGATGTAAATATTACAGAAGAAATATTAAGTAGAGCTACTTTATATGGTTACAATGAAAATAAAAATTATTGTGCCCTGGTAGTGGATATAGATAATTTCGGACTTTATTTGAAAGAAAATAAAGTGCATGATGAGGATATCTATAGTATAAAAAATCGTATTCAGGAGGCTATTGAGTATGTAATGTATAAAAATAATAAAAAGTGTCTTTATACCATGCAGAGTGATGACTTCTTCTTTATGATGCCTGTAGAGAAAAAAAATAATAATGTAGATTATATTGCAGAATCCATAAAAAATCAGATAAATAGGACAATTGGTTTTATTACGGTAAGTATAGGAATTGGAGGAGTTTGTGATCATTTAAGAGGCTTTAACAAAGTTATCCTGGAAGCTAGAAAAGCCCTTGAAATGACAAAGCTTTATAAAAAAAATGATTGCATTATAAATTACAGGGATTTAGGTATATTTAGATTATTTTTTGAAATAAACGATTATAATGAAATGAAAAAATTATTCGATGAAAATTTGTTGAAGTTAAAAAAATATGATGAAAAGAATTCTTCTAATCTACTGGAAACTTTGATTGTATATCTAAGAGAAAATAGAAATTTAGGTAAAACTGCAGAGATATTGTATATTCATAGAAATACCATAAAATATAGAGTAAAAAGAATAGAAGAAATATTGAATTGTGATTTAAAAGATGAAGAGGTAATATTTAATATTAAACTTTGTATAAGAATAGGAATTTTCTTAAATTTAATCAAGTGA